One window from the genome of Silvimonas iriomotensis encodes:
- a CDS encoding citrate synthase family protein, giving the protein MAETPSGLVDAATAARMLGVSLATLYAYVSRGVIRNAGPASDPRARWYIEADIKAWLARKQRQRRPREAARHVLDWGLPVLQTAITRIDQQQLQYRGQDAVTLARHATLEQTAALLWHADDTLDWHGAASYPRLPAGLPPLQRATVALALAPVCATHDAPIAQQQAEAIGLMHTVCHALGGHPGLPFHAALAQGWRRPEHASLLRQALVLCADHELNASTFAVRVAASTGASLAACLQAGLATLSGPRHGGLTQAVGQVINDMLDTPGPDPLGQYLAAGQALPAGLFGHPLYPDGDPRARHLLGLIAPDAAFAHVVAQLRAHLGDHPSLDLALVSLVRSVRLPLDHALRLFAMGRCAGWIAHALEQRATGQLIRPRAEFTRDSE; this is encoded by the coding sequence ATGGCAGAAACCCCATCCGGTCTGGTGGATGCCGCGACCGCTGCCCGCATGCTGGGCGTGAGTCTGGCGACGCTGTATGCCTATGTCAGCCGCGGCGTGATCCGCAACGCCGGCCCGGCCAGCGATCCGCGCGCCCGCTGGTATATCGAGGCCGATATCAAGGCCTGGCTGGCCCGCAAACAGCGCCAGCGCCGGCCGCGTGAGGCCGCGCGCCATGTGCTCGACTGGGGCTTGCCGGTGCTGCAAACCGCCATCACCCGGATTGACCAGCAACAACTGCAATACCGCGGGCAAGACGCAGTAACGCTGGCCAGGCACGCCACGCTGGAACAGACCGCAGCGTTACTCTGGCATGCCGATGACACGCTGGACTGGCACGGTGCCGCGTCGTACCCGCGCTTGCCAGCAGGGTTGCCGCCGCTGCAACGCGCGACGGTGGCACTGGCACTTGCGCCGGTTTGCGCTACGCATGATGCGCCGATCGCCCAACAACAGGCCGAGGCCATCGGCCTGATGCATACGGTGTGTCATGCGCTGGGCGGCCACCCGGGCCTGCCTTTTCATGCCGCGCTGGCCCAGGGCTGGCGCAGGCCGGAACACGCCAGTTTGCTGCGCCAGGCGCTGGTGCTGTGTGCCGATCATGAGTTGAATGCATCGACCTTTGCGGTACGCGTGGCCGCCTCTACCGGCGCCAGTCTGGCCGCCTGCCTGCAAGCCGGGCTGGCCACCCTCAGCGGCCCACGCCACGGCGGTTTGACCCAGGCCGTGGGCCAGGTGATCAACGACATGCTCGACACGCCAGGGCCGGACCCGCTGGGGCAATATCTGGCCGCCGGGCAGGCACTGCCGGCCGGACTCTTTGGCCACCCGCTTTACCCGGATGGCGATCCCCGCGCCCGGCATTTGCTGGGGCTGATTGCGCCTGATGCGGCTTTTGCGCACGTTGTTGCGCAACTGAGGGCACATCTGGGCGATCACCCCTCGCTGGATCTGGCGCTGGTCAGCCTGGTACGCAGTGTGCGCTTGCCGCTGGACCATGCCTTGCGGCTCTTTGCCATGGGCCGCTGCGCCGGCTGGATCGCCCATGCGCTGGAGCAAAGGGCCACCGGGCAATTGATCCGGCCACGGGCGGAATTCACGCGCGATAGCGAATAA
- a CDS encoding citrate synthase, whose amino-acid sequence MATGLDGVIAAQTRLSHVDGEAGRLILRGFELEQLAGHWTFEEVAALLWQDIVPHAADLAGSLGQARCAAWQRFHPLLPQLAGMSAIEGMRFLLAAVPDEPADATGLLGAAGVAMAAALRAATNAAPLSPNADAGHAADLLRMLRGQAGDASEVRAFETYLVAAMDHGLNASTFTARVVASTEAGLASAVVAALGALKGPLHGGAPGPVLDMLDAIAEAANADAWIDAAIARGERLMGFGHRIYRVRDPRADVLKHAVSGLRGRDNRIALAEAVEQAGLKALARHKPGRRLDVNTEFYTALLLEALAIARCGFTPVFAAARTAGWIAHACEQQQTGRLLRPASQYIGPWPEPQAA is encoded by the coding sequence ATGGCGACTGGACTGGATGGCGTCATCGCGGCGCAAACGCGCCTGAGTCATGTTGATGGCGAGGCAGGGCGGCTGATCCTGCGCGGATTTGAACTGGAACAACTGGCTGGCCACTGGACTTTTGAAGAGGTTGCGGCGTTGTTGTGGCAAGACATCGTGCCGCATGCGGCTGATCTTGCCGGCAGCCTGGGCCAGGCGCGTTGCGCGGCCTGGCAGCGTTTTCACCCCCTGTTGCCGCAACTGGCGGGCATGAGCGCCATTGAAGGCATGCGCTTTTTGCTGGCGGCGGTGCCGGATGAACCGGCTGATGCAACAGGTTTGCTGGGCGCGGCCGGCGTGGCCATGGCGGCCGCCCTCCGCGCGGCGACCAATGCCGCGCCACTCTCGCCCAATGCCGATGCCGGGCATGCGGCCGACCTGCTGCGCATGTTGCGGGGTCAGGCAGGGGACGCCAGTGAAGTGCGCGCGTTTGAGACCTATCTTGTGGCCGCCATGGATCACGGTTTGAATGCGTCCACTTTCACCGCACGCGTGGTGGCCTCGACCGAAGCAGGCCTGGCCTCTGCCGTCGTGGCCGCGCTGGGGGCGCTGAAAGGGCCGCTGCATGGCGGCGCACCGGGCCCGGTGCTGGATATGCTCGATGCCATCGCTGAAGCCGCCAACGCCGATGCCTGGATTGACGCTGCGATCGCCCGGGGTGAACGGCTGATGGGTTTTGGCCACCGGATCTACCGCGTGCGTGATCCGCGCGCCGATGTACTCAAGCACGCGGTCAGCGGCTTGCGCGGGCGCGACAACCGCATTGCGCTGGCCGAGGCCGTGGAGCAGGCCGGGCTCAAGGCGCTGGCCAGGCACAAGCCGGGCCGCAGGCTGGATGTGAACACCGAGTTCTACACCGCCTTGTTGCTGGAAGCGCTGGCGATTGCGCGGTGTGGCTTTACGCCGGTGTTTGCCGCCGCCCGCACGGCCGGGTGGATTGCCCATGCCTGCGAGCAACAGCAAACCGGGCGACTGTTGCGGCCGGCCTCGCAATACATCGGGCCGTGGCCGGAACCGCAAGCGGCCTGA